One region of Streptomyces leeuwenhoekii genomic DNA includes:
- the rplM gene encoding 50S ribosomal protein L13, with amino-acid sequence MRTYSPKPGDVTRQWHVIDAQDVVLGRLASTAATLLRGKHKPIYAPHVDAGDFVIIINADKVHLSGNKRTQKMAYRHSGYPGGLRSVRYDELLAKNPEKAIEKAVKGMLPKNTLGRQMLSKLKVYAGDQHPHAAQQPVPFEITQVAQ; translated from the coding sequence GTGCGTACGTACAGCCCCAAGCCCGGCGATGTGACGCGCCAGTGGCACGTCATCGACGCTCAGGACGTTGTCCTGGGCCGTCTCGCCTCCACCGCCGCCACCCTTCTGCGGGGCAAGCACAAGCCGATCTACGCGCCGCACGTCGACGCTGGTGACTTCGTCATCATCATCAACGCCGACAAGGTGCACCTGTCCGGCAACAAGCGGACCCAGAAGATGGCCTACCGCCACTCCGGCTACCCGGGTGGTCTGCGCTCCGTCCGCTACGACGAGCTGCTGGCCAAGAACCCCGAGAAGGCCATCGAGAAGGCCGTCAAGGGCATGCTCCCCAAGAACACCCTGGGCCGTCAGATGCTCTCGAAGCTGAAGGTCTACGCGGGCGACCAGCACCCGCACGCTGCCCAGCAGCCGGTGCCGTTCGAGATCACCCAGGTCGCGCAGTAA
- a CDS encoding glycosyltransferase 87 family protein has translation MRTGKSDISGWMVRPAGRYLWVALAAVLGALAAHTARAAPDGGMDNAIVVRAARTWLAGGDPYDDPHFLYLPSAVLAAVPQAVLPAAVLRVLVPAAVTGLLVLGWACALRLHRVALGSRFAVLGLIGLAAGFAPFGHLVRLGNWTVTAAVALPLCLLLAGRDRWTAAGAVVGAAIALKPLLAPLALLFLFAARGRALGVLVLVPALASAGAALLMPDPAGFFTRTLPFLLRGDDGFVRLYEASLAAVLPRLGVPRPLAEGAALLAAVLGAACAYRRWRRAGPGPLRLAETAAGLMLSVFLVSRPSYDHYLLVVLPVLLAGLPYEGSVARRPWFWLALVPQLPGLTWPYLESGRRRAFKDAATLCALAWTVAHQAVRGRGGPGPQAGEAPYTGGAGRPVRAPTAPF, from the coding sequence ATGCGGACGGGCAAAAGCGACATCTCCGGGTGGATGGTGCGACCGGCGGGGCGGTACCTGTGGGTGGCGCTCGCGGCGGTGCTGGGCGCACTGGCGGCGCACACGGCACGGGCCGCCCCGGACGGGGGCATGGACAACGCGATCGTCGTCCGGGCCGCCCGGACCTGGCTGGCGGGCGGCGACCCGTACGACGACCCCCACTTCCTGTATCTGCCGAGCGCGGTCCTGGCCGCCGTGCCGCAGGCCGTGCTGCCCGCGGCCGTGCTGCGGGTGCTGGTGCCGGCCGCGGTGACCGGCCTGCTGGTGCTGGGCTGGGCCTGCGCCCTGCGGCTGCACCGCGTCGCGCTGGGCAGCCGGTTCGCCGTCCTGGGCCTGATCGGCCTGGCGGCCGGTTTCGCGCCGTTCGGGCATCTGGTGCGGCTGGGCAACTGGACGGTGACCGCCGCGGTGGCGCTGCCGCTGTGCCTGCTCCTGGCGGGCCGGGACCGCTGGACGGCGGCCGGGGCGGTCGTGGGCGCCGCCATCGCGCTCAAGCCGCTGCTGGCGCCGCTGGCGCTGCTGTTCCTCTTCGCCGCGCGCGGGCGCGCGCTCGGGGTGCTGGTGCTGGTGCCCGCGCTGGCGTCGGCCGGGGCGGCGCTGCTGATGCCGGACCCGGCCGGCTTCTTCACCCGCACCCTGCCCTTCCTGCTCCGCGGCGACGACGGCTTCGTACGGCTCTACGAGGCGTCTTTGGCGGCCGTGCTGCCGCGCCTGGGGGTGCCGCGCCCGCTCGCCGAGGGAGCCGCGCTGCTCGCGGCGGTCCTCGGGGCGGCGTGCGCGTACCGGCGCTGGCGCCGCGCCGGGCCCGGCCCGCTGCGGCTGGCGGAGACCGCCGCCGGTCTGATGCTCTCGGTGTTCCTGGTCTCCCGGCCCTCCTACGACCACTACCTCCTGGTCGTGCTGCCGGTGCTGCTGGCCGGGCTGCCGTACGAGGGCTCGGTGGCCCGGCGGCCCTGGTTCTGGCTCGCCCTGGTTCCGCAGCTTCCCGGTCTGACCTGGCCGTATCTGGAGTCGGGGCGGCGCCGGGCGTTCAAGGACGCGGCGACTCTGTGCGCGCTGGCCTGGACGGTGGCGCACCAGGCGGTGCGGGGCCGCGGCGGGCCGGGGCCACAGGCGGGGGAGGCCCCCTACACTGGAGGGGCCGGCCGGCCGGTGCGGGCGCCGACAGCCCCGTTTTGA
- the truA gene encoding tRNA pseudouridine(38-40) synthase TruA, which translates to MSDEVQPGYVRVRLDLSYDGTDFHGWAKQAGGKRTVQGEIEDALRTVTRTRDTTYELTVAGRTDAGVHARGQVAHVDLPRELWDEQRDKLLKRLAGRLPKDVRVWSLTEAPAGFNARFSAIWRRYAYRVTDNPGGVDPLLRGHVLWHDWPLDVDAMNEAARGLLGEHDFAAYCKRREGATTIRRLQELSLVRGEDGVVTATVRADAFCHNMVRSLIGALLFVGDGHRPPEWPAKVLAAGVRDSAVHVVRPHGLTLEEVGYPADELLAARNLEARRKRSLPAAGCC; encoded by the coding sequence GTGAGTGACGAAGTACAGCCCGGATACGTCCGCGTCCGCCTCGACCTGTCCTACGACGGCACCGACTTCCACGGCTGGGCCAAGCAGGCCGGCGGCAAGCGGACCGTGCAGGGCGAGATCGAGGACGCGCTGCGCACGGTCACGCGCACCAGGGACACCACGTACGAGCTGACCGTGGCCGGGCGTACGGACGCGGGGGTGCACGCCCGGGGCCAGGTGGCCCATGTCGACCTGCCCCGGGAGCTGTGGGACGAGCAGCGGGACAAGCTGCTCAAGCGGCTGGCCGGGCGGCTGCCCAAGGACGTGCGGGTGTGGTCGCTCACCGAGGCGCCCGCCGGGTTCAACGCCCGGTTCTCCGCGATCTGGCGCCGGTACGCCTACCGGGTCACCGACAACCCGGGCGGGGTGGACCCGCTGCTGCGCGGGCACGTCCTGTGGCACGACTGGCCGCTGGACGTCGACGCCATGAACGAGGCCGCGCGGGGGCTGCTCGGCGAGCACGACTTCGCCGCCTACTGCAAGCGGCGGGAGGGCGCCACCACCATCCGCCGGCTCCAGGAACTCAGCCTGGTGCGCGGCGAGGACGGGGTCGTCACGGCCACGGTGCGGGCCGACGCGTTCTGCCACAACATGGTGCGCTCGCTGATCGGCGCGCTGCTCTTCGTGGGCGACGGCCACCGGCCGCCCGAGTGGCCCGCCAAGGTGCTCGCGGCGGGCGTACGCGACTCGGCCGTGCACGTCGTACGGCCGCACGGGCTGACCCTGGAGGAGGTCGGCTACCCGGCGGACGAGCTGCTGGCGGCGCGGAACCTGGAGGCGCGGCGGAAGCGGTCGCTGCCCGCCGCCGGGTGCTGCTGA
- the rplQ gene encoding 50S ribosomal protein L17 produces the protein MPKPTKGARLGGSAAHEKLMLANLAKSLFEHGRITTTEAKARRLRPYAERLITKAKKGDLHNRRQVLQVITDKGIVHTLFTEIGPRYENRPGGYTRITKIGNRRGDNAPMAVIELVEALTVAQQATGEAEAATKRAVKEAEEAKVEETKADEAAEAEAPAEESKDA, from the coding sequence ATGCCGAAGCCCACCAAGGGTGCCCGTCTGGGCGGCAGCGCCGCGCACGAGAAGCTGATGCTCGCGAACCTCGCGAAGTCGCTCTTCGAGCACGGTCGTATCACCACCACCGAGGCGAAGGCCCGCCGTCTGCGGCCGTACGCCGAGCGTCTGATCACCAAGGCGAAGAAGGGCGACCTTCACAACCGCCGCCAGGTGCTCCAGGTCATCACGGACAAGGGCATCGTCCACACGCTCTTCACCGAGATCGGCCCGCGGTACGAGAACCGCCCGGGTGGCTACACCCGGATCACCAAGATCGGCAACCGCCGCGGTGACAACGCGCCCATGGCCGTCATCGAGCTGGTCGAGGCGCTGACCGTCGCCCAGCAGGCGACCGGTGAGGCCGAGGCCGCCACCAAGCGCGCGGTCAAGGAGGCCGAGGAGGCCAAGGTCGAGGAGACCAAGGCCGACGAGGCCGCCGAGGCCGAGGCTCCGGCCGAGGAGTCGAAGGACGCCTGA
- a CDS encoding DNA-directed RNA polymerase subunit alpha, whose amino-acid sequence MLIAQRPSLTEEVVDEFRSRFVIEPLEPGFGYTLGNSLRRTLLSSIPGAAVTSIRIDGVLHEFTTVPGVKEDVTDLILNIKQLVVSSEHDEPVVMYLRKQGPGLVTAADIAPPAGVEVHNPDLVLATLNGKGKLEMELTVERGRGYVSAVQNKQVGQEIGRIPVDSIYSPVLKVTYKVEATRVEQRTDFDKLIVDVETKQAMRPRDAMASAGKTLVELFGLARELNVDAEGIDMGPSPTDAALAADLALPIEELELTVRSYNCLKREGIHSVGELVARSEADLLDIRNFGAKSIDEVKAKLAGMGLALKDSPPGFDPTAAADAFGADDDADAGFVETEQY is encoded by the coding sequence ATGCTGATCGCTCAGCGTCCCTCGTTGACCGAAGAGGTCGTCGACGAGTTCCGCTCCCGGTTCGTGATCGAGCCGCTGGAGCCGGGCTTCGGCTACACCCTCGGCAACTCCCTCCGCCGCACCCTCCTGTCGTCGATCCCCGGTGCCGCCGTCACGAGCATCCGCATCGACGGCGTCCTGCACGAGTTCACCACCGTGCCGGGCGTCAAGGAGGACGTCACCGACCTGATCCTCAACATCAAGCAGCTCGTCGTGTCGAGCGAGCACGACGAGCCCGTGGTGATGTACCTGCGCAAGCAGGGCCCGGGTCTGGTCACCGCCGCCGACATCGCGCCGCCGGCCGGTGTGGAGGTGCACAACCCCGACCTCGTCCTCGCCACGCTCAACGGCAAGGGCAAGCTGGAGATGGAGCTGACCGTCGAGCGCGGTCGCGGCTATGTCTCCGCCGTGCAGAACAAGCAGGTGGGCCAGGAGATCGGCCGTATCCCGGTCGACTCCATCTACTCGCCGGTGCTCAAGGTCACCTACAAGGTCGAGGCGACCCGTGTCGAGCAGCGCACCGACTTCGACAAGCTGATCGTCGACGTCGAGACCAAGCAGGCCATGCGTCCGCGTGACGCCATGGCGTCGGCCGGCAAGACCCTGGTCGAGCTGTTCGGTCTGGCCCGCGAGCTGAACGTCGACGCCGAGGGCATCGACATGGGTCCGTCCCCGACGGACGCCGCGCTCGCCGCCGACCTGGCGCTGCCGATCGAGGAGCTGGAGCTCACGGTCCGCTCCTACAACTGCCTCAAGCGCGAGGGCATCCACTCCGTGGGTGAGCTCGTCGCCCGCTCCGAGGCCGACCTGCTCGACATCCGCAACTTCGGTGCGAAGTCGATCGACGAGGTCAAGGCGAAGCTGGCCGGCATGGGCCTGGCCCTCAAGGACAGCCCGCCCGGATTCGACCCGACCGCCGCCGCCGACGCCTTCGGCGCCGACGACGACGCGGACGCCGGGTTCGTCGAGACCGAGCAGTACTGA
- the rpsK gene encoding 30S ribosomal protein S11 translates to MPPKGRQGAAKKVRRKEKKNVAHGHAHIKSTFNNTIVSITDPSGNVISWASAGHVGFKGSRKSTPFAAQMAAESAARRAQEHGMRKVDVFVKGPGSGRETAIRSLQATGLEVGSIQDVTPTPHNGCRPPKRRRV, encoded by the coding sequence ATGCCCCCCAAGGGACGTCAGGGCGCTGCCAAGAAGGTGCGCCGCAAGGAAAAGAAGAACGTCGCTCACGGCCACGCGCACATCAAGAGCACGTTCAACAACACGATCGTGTCGATCACGGACCCGTCGGGCAACGTGATCTCCTGGGCCTCCGCCGGCCACGTCGGCTTCAAGGGCTCCCGGAAGTCCACGCCGTTCGCCGCGCAGATGGCCGCCGAGTCGGCCGCCCGCCGCGCTCAGGAGCACGGCATGCGCAAGGTCGACGTGTTCGTCAAGGGCCCGGGTTCCGGTCGTGAGACCGCCATCCGTTCGCTCCAGGCGACCGGTCTCGAGGTCGGCTCCATCCAGGACGTCACCCCGACCCCGCACAACGGCTGCCGTCCGCCGAAGCGCCGCCGCGTCTGA
- the rpsM gene encoding 30S ribosomal protein S13, producing the protein MARVSGVDIPRDKRVEIALTYVFGIGRTLSQQTLAATGVDPNTRVRDLTEEQLVAIREYVDNNIKTEGDLRREIQADIRRKVEIGTYQGLRHRRGLPVRGQRTSTNARTRKGPRRAIAGKKKPGKK; encoded by the coding sequence ATGGCACGCGTTTCCGGTGTTGACATCCCGCGCGACAAGCGCGTGGAGATCGCCCTCACCTACGTGTTCGGCATCGGCCGGACCCTTTCGCAGCAGACGCTGGCGGCGACCGGCGTCGACCCGAACACCCGCGTTCGCGACCTGACCGAAGAGCAGCTCGTCGCGATCCGCGAGTACGTCGACAACAACATCAAGACCGAGGGTGACCTCCGTCGCGAGATCCAGGCCGACATCCGCCGCAAGGTCGAGATCGGCACGTACCAGGGTCTGCGGCACCGCCGCGGTCTGCCCGTCCGCGGCCAGCGCACCAGCACCAACGCCCGCACCCGCAAGGGCCCGCGTCGCGCCATCGCCGGCAAGAAGAAGCCGGGCAAGAAGTAG
- the rpmJ gene encoding 50S ribosomal protein L36 gives MKVKPSVKKICDKCRVIRRHGRVMVICENPRHKQRQG, from the coding sequence ATGAAGGTCAAGCCGAGCGTCAAGAAGATCTGCGACAAGTGCAGGGTGATCCGCCGTCACGGCCGGGTCATGGTCATCTGCGAGAACCCGCGCCACAAGCAGCGCCAGGGCTGA
- the infA gene encoding translation initiation factor IF-1, with protein sequence MAKKQGAIEIEGTVVESLPNAMFKVELQNGHQVLAHISGKMRMHYIRILPDDRVVVELSPYDLTRGRIVYRYK encoded by the coding sequence GTGGCCAAGAAGCAAGGTGCCATCGAGATCGAGGGCACTGTCGTCGAGTCTCTTCCGAACGCCATGTTCAAGGTCGAGCTCCAGAACGGCCACCAGGTCCTGGCTCACATCAGCGGCAAGATGCGTATGCACTACATCCGCATCCTCCCTGACGACCGGGTCGTGGTGGAGTTGTCTCCGTACGACCTGACGCGTGGCCGGATCGTCTACCGGTACAAGTAG
- the map gene encoding type I methionyl aminopeptidase, whose protein sequence is MVQIKSPEQIAKMREAGLVVAAIHAATREAAVPGATTRDLDQVARKVLADHDAKPNFLGYGGFPATICTSVNEVVVHGIPSDDVVLKDGDIISIDCGAIIDGWHGDAAFTAFVGSGHAPELIELSRVTEESMWAGIAAMKQGNRLVDISRAIETYIRRQPKPGGGRYGIIEDYGGHGIGTEMHMDPHLLNYVDRRRGKGPKLVPGFCLAIEPMVSLGTAKTVVLEDDWTVVTTDGTWSSHWEHSVALTEEGPLVLTAPDGGKAKLAEYGVTAAPDPLA, encoded by the coding sequence ATGGTGCAGATCAAGAGCCCCGAGCAGATCGCCAAGATGCGCGAGGCGGGGCTGGTCGTCGCCGCCATCCACGCGGCCACGCGCGAGGCCGCGGTGCCCGGCGCCACGACCAGGGACCTGGACCAGGTCGCCCGCAAGGTGCTCGCGGATCACGACGCCAAGCCGAACTTCCTCGGTTATGGCGGCTTCCCGGCGACCATCTGCACCTCGGTGAACGAGGTCGTCGTCCACGGCATCCCCTCCGACGACGTGGTCCTCAAGGACGGGGACATCATCTCCATCGACTGCGGCGCGATCATCGACGGCTGGCACGGCGACGCCGCCTTCACGGCGTTCGTGGGCTCCGGTCACGCCCCTGAGCTGATCGAGCTCTCCCGGGTGACCGAGGAGTCGATGTGGGCCGGCATCGCGGCCATGAAGCAGGGCAACCGCCTGGTGGACATCTCCCGGGCCATCGAGACCTACATCCGCCGCCAGCCCAAGCCGGGCGGCGGCCGGTACGGGATCATCGAGGACTACGGCGGCCACGGCATCGGCACCGAGATGCACATGGACCCGCACCTGCTGAACTACGTCGACCGGCGCCGCGGCAAGGGCCCGAAGCTGGTCCCCGGCTTCTGCCTGGCCATCGAGCCGATGGTGTCGCTGGGCACGGCGAAGACGGTGGTCCTGGAGGACGACTGGACGGTGGTCACCACCGACGGCACCTGGTCCTCCCACTGGGAGCACTCCGTCGCCCTGACGGAGGAGGGCCCGCTGGTCCTGACCGCCCCGGACGGCGGCAAGGCCAAGCTCGCCGAGTACGGAGTCACGGCGGCGCCTGATCCGCTCGCATGA
- a CDS encoding adenylate kinase, producing MRIVLVGPPGAGKGTQATRLAEKLSVPHISTGDLFRANISQQTELGKLAKTYIDAGNLVPDEVTIAMAKDRMEQPDAENGFLLDGFPRNVSQAEALDELLVTEGITLDAVLDLEAPEEEVVKRIAGRRICRNDSAHVFHVTYKAPAKEGVCDVCGGELYQRGDDSEETVRKRLEVYHTKTEPIIDYYKAQDLVVTIAATGAVDEVTGRALEALKRGR from the coding sequence ATGCGAATCGTCCTCGTCGGGCCGCCGGGTGCCGGTAAGGGAACGCAGGCCACACGGCTTGCCGAGAAGCTGAGCGTTCCGCACATCTCCACGGGCGACCTGTTCCGCGCCAACATCAGCCAGCAGACGGAGCTGGGGAAGCTCGCGAAGACTTACATCGACGCCGGCAACCTCGTGCCGGACGAGGTCACGATCGCGATGGCCAAGGACCGCATGGAGCAGCCCGACGCCGAGAACGGCTTCCTGCTCGACGGCTTCCCGCGCAATGTCTCGCAGGCCGAGGCGCTCGACGAGCTGCTGGTGACCGAGGGCATCACCCTCGACGCCGTGCTCGACCTGGAGGCCCCCGAGGAGGAGGTCGTCAAGCGGATCGCCGGCCGGCGCATCTGCCGCAACGACTCGGCCCACGTCTTCCACGTGACGTACAAGGCGCCGGCCAAGGAGGGCGTCTGCGACGTCTGCGGCGGTGAGCTGTACCAGCGCGGCGACGACTCCGAGGAGACGGTCCGCAAGCGGCTGGAGGTCTACCACACGAAGACCGAGCCGATCATCGACTACTACAAGGCCCAGGACCTGGTCGTCACCATCGCGGCCACCGGGGCCGTGGACGAGGTCACGGGGCGCGCGCTGGAGGCGCTCAAGCGCGGCCGGTAG